GTGCGGCCCTGCGTCTGGTCGAGCGCCTGGGCGAGGCCGCGCAGCTCGGCGGTGAAGGCCAGCTCGCCTCGGATCACCTCGCCGATCGTCCCCCGGCGCATCAGCACGCGCTGATCGGGATCGGCCCAGTTCACCCGCCAGATCTCGACCTCGGCGCCGTCGTAGAGGCCGGCACGGATATCCGCTTCGGTAATGGCGGCCGAGGACAAGGCGCCGTCCACGTCGAGGTTGTCGACGGACAGGCCGAGGCTCGAGGCGATCTCGCTCGCCGAGAACCCGCTCGCCGCCTCGTAGATCACCCCGTCGAATTGGATCGGACGGTCGTGGTCGGTGAAGCCCATCACCTGTGCATCCGTCCGGGTAAGCTTCCAGCACCAGGCGAGCGTCGTGGTGCCCGTATCGAGGTGCGCCTGCATGCCCGCTGGAAGCGTCTTCATCGCCTGATCTCGATAAGCGGAATGGAGGTGATCGACCCGAGGCGCTCAACGTCCATGGTGATGTCGAGCCGGTCGGTGTCGAAGCGCACCGGCACGTCGAACTCGAAGCCGGCGGTGACGGCTAGGCCGTTCCCGGGCGGCGTCATGAAGGTGACGATGCCGGTAGTCTCGTCGAGCGTGTAGTGGACGCCCGGAGTCCGCAGCACGCCATTGACGGCAACCTGCACCGTTCCCGAGACCGGTTTGACGATGGCGCGCGTCCAGGATTGCGCGCCGGAGGCGTAGTGCTTCACCAGCTGGAACGCCGTCGTCGTGCCGTCGCCGGTGCCGATCTGCTGGTCGGTTACCGCTGGCGTCTGCGACGGCAGGCAGGACTTGAAGTCGGCCCAATCCTTGAACCGGAAGCCGTGGAGCCGACCGTTCCGCGCCTCGAAGAAGGCGACGACGGCGGCGAGATCGCCGGCGCGGCGGATACCGTAGGCCACATCATAGCGCCGGCGCGAATTGGCCCAGCTGGCGTTGCGTTCCTCGAAGCCCGAAGCAAGTTCGACAATGCGCGTGCGGCGCTCCGGTCCGCCGCGCGCGCCGCGGCTGATGTCGTCGGGAAACCGCACCTCGTGAAACGCCATCACAACCCCCGCGATCCGAAGGCGACCGCCCGCGCGATGTCGGAGGCGATCTGCGTGCGGGACTGCCGGAAGCTCTCGGCATCGCGGGCATTGATCGTGACGTTGACGGTCGGCGCGGCGGTGGTGCCGTAGCCTGCTGCCTCTCGCCGCGAGAGCACGCGCTCACCACGTTGCAGGATCGCAGGCACTTCGTCGGGCCTGAGCCCCGCCCAGCCACCGGAATGCATGCGTGGCGCTCCGGCAAAGGCCAGTGCGGGCACGATGCGGCCCGGTCCCGCAGAACCGACCATGCCGCCGGCGTGCAGGATGTTGGCGAAGATCCCGCCGCCGAGATTGCCCAGAACACCGGAAAGCACGCCTGCCAGCGGGCCGAGGATGAAACGCCGGGCTGCTAGCTGTGCCAGATCGGCGATCAGCGAGGTGACCAGGTCGCCGAACTTCAGCCTGCCGGTCTTCACGAACTGCCCCACCGCGTCCTCGGCGCTGCGGAACGCTCCCACCAATGCGTTGCCGATGTCGCCGCCGATCTCCCGGGCCCGGCCGGCATAATCCGAGAGCGCCGCCGTCACCGCCTGCCAGCCGGTCAGCGCACGCTCCGCCCCTTCGCCAGTGGCGGTTCCGGCATCGCGGGCAGCACCTCCGGCGCCATTGGCCGCGGCAGTGGTGTCATCGAGCCTGGCCGCCAGTGCATCGGCGGAGGTCGCGGCGTCCGTCAGCGCGGTCTCGGCCTCCGTGCCGGACCCGGTCACGGCATCCTTCAGCGCCTGCCAGGCGGCCAGCGGCCGGGTCGCTGCATCGGTCAACATACCCGCGGCCTCGCGATAGGCATCGGCTCGGGCGCGGGCGTCCTCGGCCATGGCCCCGAGGCCGAGATCGGGCGGTGCGATATAGGTCCGAGAAAGCGCCGCCGAGAACGCATCGGCCGCCGCGGTGCCGGCCGCCGTCGCCACCCCCTCGAACGGGTTGTCGATCCGGCTCAGGTCCACCGCGTCGAGCGTGCCGATCCGCACGCCGCCTTCGCCGGTCGCCCATTCCGGCAGCAGGGCCAGCGCGGCGTTCAGCGTCTCGATGAAGCTGTTGATGCGGGTGACGACGCCGTTCAGCATCGTCTCGACCCCGCCGATCAGACCGTTCGCGGCCTGGTAGGCGAAATCGCCGATGGCACCCGGCAGGCTGCCCCAGATCGCCACCGCGCCGTCATAGGCCCCTTGGAAGATCGCGACGGTGCGGTCGCCGAAACTCACGACGCCCGCGACGGTCCCGTCGAGCGCCGAGAGCGCGGCGGCCTTCAACCCCTCCCATCCGGCCGCCATGCGAGCCAACGCGGCGTCGAGCGCGAGCCCCACCCGCGACCAGACCTCGGAGGCCAGATCGGAGAGCAGCCGGAAGGCCTCGCCGATCCCGCCCACGCGGGCGACAAATTGGGACAGCTGAAAGATCAGCTCGCCCACACCGACGATCAGCGCACCGATGCCGGTGCGGATCAGCGCCCCGCGCAGGACGACAAGCGCCGTGGCGAGACCGCGGACCGAAAGCGCGGCAGCGGCCAGCCCGGCGACCCAGCGACCCGCGAGGAAGGTTGCGAAGGTCACGGCATAGGTGGTCAGGCGGCCGATATTGTCGAAGAGACCGCGGATCGCGATGCCGAGCGGGCCGGTGCGGCTGGCAATGGCCGCCATGGCGTTGGCAACCGCTTCGAGCGCCGGGGCCGCGGCGACGGCCAGCTGGTTCGAGAGGCCGCGCCAGATCAGCCCGAGCCGGGAGATCGCGTCGTTCGTGCGCTCGATCTGGTCGGCGTCCTGCTCCGAGACCACGACGCCGAAGGCGAGCACGTCCTCCGTCGCCTGGCGCAGCGTCGCGGTGTCGATCCGCGACATGGCGATGGAGCCTTCCTCGCCGAAGAGCTGGCCCGCGACGGCCGCGCGCTCGGCGGCAGGCACGAAGCTCTCGATGGCCGCGTTGATCGCGCCGACGCGCTGGTCCAGCGGCAGGGCGATCAGCTCGTTGGCGGAAAGGCCGAGCCGCTCCAGCGCATCGGCGGCGGGGCCGGTCCCGGCGGCCGCCTGGCTCAGTCGCCGCGTCAGATCCTTCGTCGCCTGCTCGATGCCGGACATGGACACGCCCGCCAGCTCGCCCGCGCGTTCCAGCGTCTGGATCGAGGCGACCGTGGTGCCGAGCGACTGAGCCAGCTTGGCCTGCGCATCCATCGTTTGTAGGCCGGACCGGATCATCGCCACGCCAGCAGCGGCAGCGGCGGCCACGGCAGCCGCTGCCGCGACCCGCACCCGCCGCGAGAAGGCCGCCAGCCGGGCGTTCGCCGCCTCCATCTCCCGGCTCAGCCGTCCGAAGCCGCGCGATCCGGCCTCACCGACACCTTCCAGTTCGGCGCGCACCTGCCGTCCGCCGACCGCAGCAAGACGGACGCTGACGCGTTTCTCGGCCATCGGTCAGACTCCTTGCTTTCGCCTTATAGGCGTCTTACGTTTATGCCATCGATCAAGTGAAGGTATGACCATGGCCGAGACCGCGACCCTGTCCTCGAAGTTCCAGATCTCGATCCCCAAGGCGATCCGGGCCGCCCAGCACTGGGAGGCCGGGCTGACCTTTGCCTTCATCCCGAAAGGCACGGGCGTCCTGCTGGTCCCGGTGCCCAAGCGGGACGCGCTGAAGGGGCTCGCGCGTGGCGCGTCCGCCACCGATTATCGCGACCGGACGGATCGGTTCTGATGATCCTCGTTGACACGTCGGCGTGGATCGAGTGGCTCATCGGCTCGCCGACCGGCGAGACGCTGTCCGAACATCTGCCCGAACAGGGCGAATGGCTGGTCCCGACCATGGTCCAGCTCGAGTTGGCGAAATGGCTGACGCGCGAGGTCGGCGAGGACAAGGCCGATCAGGTCGTCGCCTTCACGCAGGTCTGCCACGTCGTCCCGCTCGACACCGAGATCGCGCTGGCGGCCGCGGAAGCCTGCCGCGAGCACAAGCTCGCCACCGCCGACGCCATCATCTTCGCAACCGCCCGCGCACAGGGCGCGACGCTGCTGACCTGCGACGCGCATTTCGAGGGGCTGCCCGGCGTCTCGCTGATCGAGAAGATCAAGACCTGAAACCCGGGGCGCCATTCGCCGCCAGCTCCTCGTTCAGCTTCCGGACCATCACCGCCTCGATGACGGGCAGCAGTTCGGCCATGGCGGGTGCGGAGATGCCGAGCGCGTCACCGAGCGCCAGCGCCGCCGACATGTCCCAACCGATCACCGCGCCGGGCAGCACACGCAGCTGGCCGCCGAGACGGCCGACCAGGTCCCAGACCTGCCAACCCTCCGGTGTTTCCGGACGGTTCAGCCGCGCCGGGCAGTCCGGGCAGATTTGCGTGCAGGCGTCGCAGTATCGCTCGCCCCCGCCGAAATACCATTCGGCGAGAGCGCGGAGGCGTTTTTTTCCTGCTCCAGCAGCAGACCCTTCGAGACGTAGGTCAGCTGAAAGGCCTCGAAGATCGGCCAGATATCGAGCAGCGCGTCGATGGACTCGGGGCTCGGGTCGATGGGATTGCCGTCCGCATTGCCGATACCCTCCCAGGCGAGCACCGCGCGGCGTGCCAGCGCCTTTGCGAAGGCGACCGCGCGTTCCTCGTCGGAAGCCTCCTCCGGCACCGCCTCGACAGCCGGATCGCTGCGCGTCGCCACCATCAGCGCGGTGGTCAGCGGGCGCAGCTGCACCCGCACGCCGGGCGAGAGGTCATGCCAGCGCGGGGTGTTGGTCAGGTCGAGCGTCAGCATCAATAGGTCTCCACATCGTTCACGAGGGTTGCGGTGCACATCCGGCCGACGGTGCTGTCGCGGGCGGCCTGCCAGTCGAAGGTCGCCTGCACGCCCTGCGGCCCGGAGATTTCGATGCGCGGGCGCGGCAGGTAGACGGCGTGTACGGTGAAGGTGAGGCTCTCGCCGGACGGCAGGACGTAGGCGAACTCCATCTCGCAGGCCTCGCCGTTGATCGCCTGCGTCACCAGCGTCTGGTCGGCGAAGCGGACCTCGATCCGGCCGGTCAGCGCCGCGATGGACGGGTCCGCGCCGTCGATGCGCCCGTCCGAGCGGATGGTCTCGATCCGGTCGAGGTTGTTGGCATAGGTGATTTCCGCCGAGACCACATTGCCGAGTGCGGTGCCGTTGCGCGTGATCGCCCCGTTGAAGTGGCCGAAGCGCTTCAGCTCCAGCGCAGCGGGCGTTCCGGCGCTGGTCGTCGTGCCCACCGTCTCGCCCTGCGCCACCAACCGCGCCGTCGCGGTCAGCAGTCCCGACCGCTGCATCTGCCAGGTGATCTGGTCGAGCACGCAGCCGGAATACATCGCGTAGCGCGGCACCTCCGGCATGCCGGTCTCGATCGACATGCTGGGCAGCGTCCATGACCCCGACTGAAACTCGTGGGTGTACGGCGCCTCCGCGCCGGTGGTCGTGGGTGCGCCGAACGCCGCCTTCAGCCAGAACCCGAAGGCCTCCGCGTCGAGCGGCACGACGACATCGCCGTCTGCCGTGACCGCGTCCTTGATCGGCGCCAGCGGATCGCGGCCGTAGCCCAGCAGCTCCGAGTTCAGCAGCGGCTGCTCCGCGCCGAGCGAGGTGCTGGCGAACGGCATCTTCGTGAAGCCGCTCGCCGGCGGCGTGCCATAGGTGGTCTCGAAGGCGAGCGCCATCTGCGCCCGCGCTCCTTGCGCGCGTGCCATGTCGGTGTCCTTGTCTCAGAGAATCAGGTGAGCGGGTCGGCGCTCGCGTAGTGCAGCACCACAGGGATGACCGCCGCCTTGAGCGTCGCGGCTCCTTCGACGGCGAGATCGATTGGCCGCGGCGCCTCGGCCTCGACCCAGTCGCAGAGCCCGCCGAGCGTGCGGTCAGCGGCGAGTACCGCGCCGATGCTGGCGGTCAACGTGTCGAAGTCGGCGTCACGGTCGGCGCCCTGCACGACCGCCTCGATCTCGGCGCGGTGCTGGTAGTGGTAGCGCAGCGGCGACAGCGTCACCTCGGGCTCCCCCGGCTCGCCGTCGCGGAGGATCAAGAGGCCCCCGGCCGGCACGCGCTCGGGCAGCACGTCGCCGCGGAGCGCGGTGGCTGGTAGCGTCTGCAGCATGGCGTGCAGCGCGGCGAGGATGGTTTCGCGTGGGGTGGGCATCGAGCCCTCGAAGCTGCGAGATAGGTCTGGATGGGTCCGGTCAGTCTCCCCGATGCAGAAGCTCTGTCAGCCGCGCGGGCAGATCGCGCCGGCCGTGCAGGAAATCGATGACGATCACCCGGTCGGGCTCGTCCAGGAAGACGATCAGGTGCTCGCCGGAGCGGGTGAAGCGCAGATCCTCGGGCAGGCGCGGGTCGATCACCTTGGCGCAGCTCTGCCACGGCGCCTCGCCCCGCGCGATTGCCGCGCAGCGGTCGATCAGGTCGGCTTCATAGGCCTCGGCCTGTCGCGGGCCGAATGTCTCGATGGTCCAGAGCGCGATGTCGAGGAGCGATGCTTTGGCTGCCCGCGTCAGGCGCCACGGCTTGCCGCTCACCTCGCCGACCGCGCGGCGCGGAAGGCCCGCCGGATGGCGTCCTCACCCGAGCCCTCGGCAAGATCGCCGCGCCGGGCCTGGTCGAGGCCGGTCTCGAGCCGCGCGCGCAGGGCGTCGAGTTGCGCCTCCTCGCGTTCCAGAAGCCGCAGCCCCGCGCGCAGGGCCTCGCTGGCGTTCTGGTAGCGCCCCGAGGCGACCAGACGATCGACCAGCGCGGACTGGCTTTCGGTGAGGACGACGTTTCTCGTGGCCATGGCGCATTCTCCTTCATTGGCAATATATGCCAATCAGAGGAAGCTGTCGACCATGGGCGTCAGAGGCGGGTTTCAACCCACTTCGCCACGATCAGCCCCGGCACGCTGTCGAGCGCTTGCTCGGCGTCGCGGTCGAGATCGAGCCGCTTCGGCAGCTTGACCTGCGGCACCAGCAAAAAGATTGGCGCGGTGACCTGGTTGCGACCTGTCTTCGAGCGTGACGCCACCGCCTGGCCGCGGGTGTTGATGCGGGCGCGGTCTGCGACCAGCAGGCTCGGCCCGCGGCGGCGATAGACGAAGCGCAGGCGCAGGCCGGTGCGGCGCTCCCATTCGCCGGGAGTGATCTTGCCGCCGCGCAGGCCACGCCCTGCGGCTTCGGTCGGGATCGCGAGCCAGAACCCCTCTTTCGAGCGGATCAGCGGGCCGGTGTCGTGGGCGCCGACGATGACCGGGGCCTTTGACCAGACCAGCGCCGCGGCGTTCAGGCTCTCGCCGGCCTTCGGATAGGTCTGGCTCCGGATCGAGTTCGCCAGCCGCCGTCCGAGCCCCGCGCCGGTGATCTGGCCGCGCCAGGCGGCCTTCAGCCCGGTTCCGGCCTCGCGCATGGCAGCGGTGACGGCCTTCTCGCCGGCCTTCACCTCGGCGGCCATGGCGGCGACAAGGTCCGGCGTGATGTCGAGCTTCAGCTTCATGCAGGGCGCAGGTCCACCGTCCAGACGAGCCGCTCGCGGTCGCGGACGGGCTCGCCCTGGATCATAAAGGCCTCGCCGTCGATCTCGATGCGGTCGCCGGGGCGTGGGTCCGCCACCTTGGCGAGGCGCAGATCCAGCCGGGTGGTTTCGGACCAGATGCGCGCCTCGCCGAAGTTGGTGACGTCGTCCGGCCGGCGCAGGATCGCGCGGACCAGCGCAGACGCTCCGCCCTCGGCGGTGTAGACGACGTCGCGCGCCAAATGCGCGTCGGCGAAGAGCGCGTCGAGGGCAACTGCGAAGGCGGACATCAGGTCCGTCTGGCCTGTCGCAGCACCTGCGGCCGGGTGCAGATCGGGAGCGGATTGCTCTCGATCTCGAGCCGCACCCACTCGTCGCGATCCCGGTCGGGGATCGTGCGGGCGTAGAGCGGCTGGCCGAGGGTGTTGACGGTCTCGAAGGTGTCGGCCGGGGCATAGTAGATCTCGAAGAGCCCCTCGATCCCCTCGGGATAGAAGAAGGCCTTGTCGGTCGGCACGGTGAAGCCGACGCCGCCCCGGTAGCGGCGGAAGGTGATGCCGCCGAAGCTGACCTCGTCGGCCACCCGGCCGCGCAGATCGGCCGCGGCGGCGGTGTTGAGGTAGGTCTCCCGCACCTCCTTGTGGGCCACGAGATCGGCGAAGAAGGCCGAACCGCATTCGGCGCGGATCTGCACGGCGCCGGCCGAGAGCCCGCCCATCGAGTCCTCGACGCTCTCGATCAGCGCCTGGCAACGCTTGCGCAGCGCGCCCGAGGCGGGGGTCGCGTTGTCGAGGTCGAAGTCGATCTCGGCCGCGGGCGTGATGCCGAACTCGGTGAAGTAGTTCACGACCGTGGCGTGGTCCTTCGGGTCCTTCACCAGACCCTGGATGCCGTTCAGGAGGTGGTATTCGAAGGTCGTCTCGGCGTCCTGGCGGAGCTTCCTGAGCCTGTACGCCACTTCGGTCTGCACCTGCTGGGTGGCGCTCTCCGAGCCGAAGTCGCGGACGGACTGGATCTCGGAGGCCCAGAGCACGTCCTGCTTCTTGAACTGGCGACAGACAAAGGCGCGCATCTCGCGCCGGTCCGGAACCTGCTGCTCGTAGGCCGAGCCGCGCTCCGAGAACGGGATCAGCGAGAGCGTACCGTCGCGGCTCTCGATCACGACCGTGCGGGAGCGCACGCCGCGCGGGCTGAAGAGGTTCGAGCCCGAGAGCAGAGCGGGCTTGTAGGGGATGTTCTCGAGCGCACGGGTGAGCTCGACGATGGTGAAGGCATCCTATATCTTGCTTGCAATTCCGCTATCAAACACAATAGAAACCACAGCAAAGAGAAGTCAATGAGACTGCGGGCAGTCAAGATCAACAACTTCAAGGCCATTGACGAGGCGACGATCGACCTTGCCGATTTT
The window above is part of the Tepidamorphus gemmatus genome. Proteins encoded here:
- a CDS encoding acyl-CoA transferase, whose translation is MPTPRETILAALHAMLQTLPATALRGDVLPERVPAGGLLILRDGEPGEPEVTLSPLRYHYQHRAEIEAVVQGADRDADFDTLTASIGAVLAADRTLGGLCDWVEAEAPRPIDLAVEGAATLKAAVIPVVLHYASADPLT
- a CDS encoding type II toxin-antitoxin system ParD family antitoxin, whose protein sequence is MATRNVVLTESQSALVDRLVASGRYQNASEALRAGLRLLEREEAQLDALRARLETGLDQARRGDLAEGSGEDAIRRAFRAARSAR
- a CDS encoding DUF2163 domain-containing protein, yielding MKTLPAGMQAHLDTGTTTLAWCWKLTRTDAQVMGFTDHDRPIQFDGVIYEAASGFSASEIASSLGLSVDNLDVDGALSSAAITEADIRAGLYDGAEVEIWRVNWADPDQRVLMRRGTIGEVIRGELAFTAELRGLAQALDQTQGRTYQRICDADLGDARCKVDLDAAAFKATGSVTAATDDRILTVSGLGPFADGWFRHGRLVWTSGANAGLAGAIRADRR
- a CDS encoding phage tail tube protein yields the protein MARAQGARAQMALAFETTYGTPPASGFTKMPFASTSLGAEQPLLNSELLGYGRDPLAPIKDAVTADGDVVVPLDAEAFGFWLKAAFGAPTTTGAEAPYTHEFQSGSWTLPSMSIETGMPEVPRYAMYSGCVLDQITWQMQRSGLLTATARLVAQGETVGTTTSAGTPAALELKRFGHFNGAITRNGTALGNVVSAEITYANNLDRIETIRSDGRIDGADPSIAALTGRIEVRFADQTLVTQAINGEACEMEFAYVLPSGESLTFTVHAVYLPRPRIEISGPQGVQATFDWQAARDSTVGRMCTATLVNDVETY
- a CDS encoding DUF2460 domain-containing protein; the protein is MAFHEVRFPDDISRGARGGPERRTRIVELASGFEERNASWANSRRRYDVAYGIRRAGDLAAVVAFFEARNGRLHGFRFKDWADFKSCLPSQTPAVTDQQIGTGDGTTTAFQLVKHYASGAQSWTRAIVKPVSGTVQVAVNGVLRTPGVHYTLDETTGIVTFMTPPGNGLAVTAGFEFDVPVRFDTDRLDITMDVERLGSITSIPLIEIRR
- a CDS encoding type II toxin-antitoxin system RelE/ParE family toxin translates to MSGKPWRLTRAAKASLLDIALWTIETFGPRQAEAYEADLIDRCAAIARGEAPWQSCAKVIDPRLPEDLRFTRSGEHLIVFLDEPDRVIVIDFLHGRRDLPARLTELLHRGD
- a CDS encoding DUF7697 family protein, with protein sequence MLPGAVIGWDMSAALALGDALGISAPAMAELLPVIEAVMVRKLNEELAANGAPGFRS
- a CDS encoding major capsid protein, with amino-acid sequence MVELTRALENIPYKPALLSGSNLFSPRGVRSRTVVIESRDGTLSLIPFSERGSAYEQQVPDRREMRAFVCRQFKKQDVLWASEIQSVRDFGSESATQQVQTEVAYRLRKLRQDAETTFEYHLLNGIQGLVKDPKDHATVVNYFTEFGITPAAEIDFDLDNATPASGALRKRCQALIESVEDSMGGLSAGAVQIRAECGSAFFADLVAHKEVRETYLNTAAAADLRGRVADEVSFGGITFRRYRGGVGFTVPTDKAFFYPEGIEGLFEIYYAPADTFETVNTLGQPLYARTIPDRDRDEWVRLEIESNPLPICTRPQVLRQARRT
- a CDS encoding type II toxin-antitoxin system VapC family toxin; translation: MILVDTSAWIEWLIGSPTGETLSEHLPEQGEWLVPTMVQLELAKWLTREVGEDKADQVVAFTQVCHVVPLDTEIALAAAEACREHKLATADAIIFATARAQGATLLTCDAHFEGLPGVSLIEKIKT
- a CDS encoding DUF6441 family protein — its product is MKLKLDITPDLVAAMAAEVKAGEKAVTAAMREAGTGLKAAWRGQITGAGLGRRLANSIRSQTYPKAGESLNAAALVWSKAPVIVGAHDTGPLIRSKEGFWLAIPTEAAGRGLRGGKITPGEWERRTGLRLRFVYRRRGPSLLVADRARINTRGQAVASRSKTGRNQVTAPIFLLVPQVKLPKRLDLDRDAEQALDSVPGLIVAKWVETRL
- a CDS encoding head-tail joining protein; protein product: MSAFAVALDALFADAHLARDVVYTAEGGASALVRAILRRPDDVTNFGEARIWSETTRLDLRLAKVADPRPGDRIEIDGEAFMIQGEPVRDRERLVWTVDLRPA
- a CDS encoding phage tail tape measure C-terminal domain-containing protein — translated: MAEKRVSVRLAAVGGRQVRAELEGVGEAGSRGFGRLSREMEAANARLAAFSRRVRVAAAAAVAAAAAAGVAMIRSGLQTMDAQAKLAQSLGTTVASIQTLERAGELAGVSMSGIEQATKDLTRRLSQAAAGTGPAADALERLGLSANELIALPLDQRVGAINAAIESFVPAAERAAVAGQLFGEEGSIAMSRIDTATLRQATEDVLAFGVVVSEQDADQIERTNDAISRLGLIWRGLSNQLAVAAAPALEAVANAMAAIASRTGPLGIAIRGLFDNIGRLTTYAVTFATFLAGRWVAGLAAAALSVRGLATALVVLRGALIRTGIGALIVGVGELIFQLSQFVARVGGIGEAFRLLSDLASEVWSRVGLALDAALARMAAGWEGLKAAALSALDGTVAGVVSFGDRTVAIFQGAYDGAVAIWGSLPGAIGDFAYQAANGLIGGVETMLNGVVTRINSFIETLNAALALLPEWATGEGGVRIGTLDAVDLSRIDNPFEGVATAAGTAAADAFSAALSRTYIAPPDLGLGAMAEDARARADAYREAAGMLTDAATRPLAAWQALKDAVTGSGTEAETALTDAATSADALAARLDDTTAAANGAGGAARDAGTATGEGAERALTGWQAVTAALSDYAGRAREIGGDIGNALVGAFRSAEDAVGQFVKTGRLKFGDLVTSLIADLAQLAARRFILGPLAGVLSGVLGNLGGGIFANILHAGGMVGSAGPGRIVPALAFAGAPRMHSGGWAGLRPDEVPAILQRGERVLSRREAAGYGTTAAPTVNVTINARDAESFRQSRTQIASDIARAVAFGSRGL
- a CDS encoding AbrB/MazE/SpoVT family DNA-binding domain-containing protein; the protein is MTMAETATLSSKFQISIPKAIRAAQHWEAGLTFAFIPKGTGVLLVPVPKRDALKGLARGASATDYRDRTDRF